The nucleotide sequence TGTTGGTTGAAGAAGGTAGCAACAGTAGTACTTTTTGTCCTGACTGATATTGGCGAAGCCTGGCCTTCTGATCGTACCACCTTTTCTGGTTTTGTTGAGCCTGTTTCAGGTTAACCTTGGCTTCGTCCCTGTAACGCTCCAGTCGTTCTCTCGTCTCCAGAACATAACTCAGGATACCCTTTTCTTGAGGTTTGGAGGCAGGTACCTCCCAGCTCTTCCTCAGCAAATCAAGAGGTCCCTGCACCTGCCATCCATACAGCAACTCAAATGGAGAGAATCCTGTCGAAGCTTGTGGCACTTCCCTGTAAGCGAAGAGCAGAAAGGGTAGCCATCTATCCCAATCTCGCCCCGTATCCGCAACAAACTTCCTTAGCATCCCTTTCAGTGTTCTGTTGAAGCGCTCCACAaggccatctgtctgtggatggtatGGACTAGTCTTGATGCCGGAGATGCCCAACTGGTGATGAAACTGTGCCATTAGACGTGAAGTAAAGTTAGTCCCCTGGTCAGTAAGAATTTCGTCAGGAATACCTACATGGGAGAACAACTGGACAAGGGCATGGATAATCTTTGGTGTTGTGATGGTTCACAGAGGGAATGCTTCTGGGTACCTGGTAGCGTAGTCACTAATGACAAGGATGTACTGGTATCCTGCCTTGCTCCTCTCTATTGGGCCCACAATGTCCAGGGCGATCCGTCGGAAGGGTTCGCTGATGATTGGTAGTGGCTGTAATGGATTCCTGTCCTGTTGGCGAACTGCACTGGTCTTCTGACAGACTGGACAAGTAGTACAGTGTGCATGTATGTCAGTGTACATAGTGGGCCAATAAAAGCGTGCCCTTATACGAGTGTATGTCTTGTGGTGACCTAGATGCCCGGTCCATGGAACAGCGTGTGCTATGTGCATAACAAGATTGTGACAGCATGTAGGCAACACTAAACGTTTCACATCATCTGTTTGCACATACAAAATCCCATTGTCAATGACATACTGTTCTTTATACACATTAGACACACAGTTCCCCTCTGCTTTATCAAACAATGGTTGCAAAGACAGATCTTTTCTTTGCAAATCCCCAATGTTCTCTGGAATCTGCCAATTGCTTACTACCAAACCCTCAGTATTAACTTCTGGGTCTGGACTACCTAAATATTTGGATGCACGCCGCTGTCGGCGTGACTTTCTGGGGCCCTTAGTCCCACCTTGAATCAGACTATAGTGCAAGTCTGGTAAGGGCTGCAACCCAGCCTTAGCTTTGGCCCGTGTTACAACAGGACATGATAGGCGTGCTTCTGCCTTATCACCATCAGAGTTCATTGTACCTTGCAGTAAATCAGGCAATATAGGCAAATCTTTCCCTAAAATCATGTCAGTAGGTAACGATTCAACAACTGCAACCTTGAGTAAATACATTTgttcataaacacatacattCACCACAGTACTTGGGTAACTTTTCACATCCCCATGTACACATTGTATGTCAATGGTGTCATCAAAACACATGTTTGCAGCATGACATGATTTCAACAAAGAAATGGCACTTCCAGTGTCCAACAACGCTCTCACAGATTGTCCATCAACAGTCACAGTCATTATGTTCTGAGAGTCACACACATTTATATCCTCAGTGTCCTCCTCTCTAGGAACATAGCAGTAACCCGTGAGTTTAGCTTTACGGATGGGACACACAGTGGCTTTGTGCCCTGGCTGTTGACAGTAATAACAATTAATTCCTTGTCTGTGCCTGTTTTTGATTCAATTGTATCCATATACTGTCTTTGTGAAGTGGTTTTAGCGTTACCTCGTGGTGGTTGAGACCGTTGACTTCCCCGATGAGCATTTCCATATTGCTGCGCCAACCTTGCTGCTGCCAGTCCGCTGGTAGGCTCGTGCTCCTTAACCCACATGCGGCTGTCATATGGCAACACTCGCAACAGTTGTTCGAGGATAATCAATTCTCCAATCCCCTCCTTCGTGGACTGCTCTGGTCGAACCCACCGACGGTACAAGTTCTGAAGCCGGTGATACGTCTCAGTTGGGGATTCTCCCGCCGGTACTGCCGAAGCCCGGAAGCTCTGCCGATACGTCTCCGGTGAGATATAACATTTTTCAAGGAGAGCCTCCCGCAGCTCATCATACACCTCGGCTTGCTCCTCATCCATAGCCAGATAGGCCTCCAACGCTCTGCCTGTTAGCAATGGCACCAGCCTACAGCTCCACTCCTCCTCAGGCCATCTCCACGTCCGTGCCAGACGCTCAAAGCGGCGTAGAAAGTTTTCCATATCCTCGCCAGCTTGGAAGACTGACATTTGTGGCTCAGatcttggtggtggtggtggtggtgaccTAGACCAGCCTGGCGTCGGAAGCTCCATTCGTGGACTCGCAGCACTGCTTCGTGTAGCCGCTGCCTGAACCGTCTGCTGCATGGATTCACGTATTCCTCGGAGTTCAGACAGATATCTCTCCTCCCTCTGTTGTTGAGCACCAAGGAATTCCCGCATTAACGCCACCATCGTCCCCCTCGTTGTGACAGTGCTGGGCTGAGGTGAACTGGCTCTTGGATATTCCTCTGTCTCCTCACCCTCCGATTCACCCAGTAAATCCAGTTCCGGATCCATTGTGCTCTGGCTCCCTTGTGAACGTGGTTTCCGCCCTCTCTGTGTCTTTTTACGAGTGGCcatcccacttctgacaccaaaCTGTAGGGAAGTGGGTTTTGGTGGCCCACTTCCTGGACGTGGTATGGTCcaagatggaaaaaataaaaatgatggccCAACTCGCAAATGCACTATGGTGCAAAatgatggtttatttatatagaGGTGAACCTTATTTACAAGCGAGTCCCAAACTGTACAAAAATGATCAACTCTTCCACCGGCAAAAATATcttaactaaacaaaataaataaaataaacaaaaaactgtaaacacgtaTCCACAATACCCGGTTTCACACagcaaaacattatttgattTGTTCGTGGCACCACAACTGAATGAACCCTGAATGAATATTCAGCCACTCTTTTATACTGTTGGCTCCTCCCCTATTGGAGCCAACCATTTACCAAAGACCAGGGGGGATATTAAATTTCACAGTGCTTAAGTACTACATAAACTCGCACTAAtaaacagtaaacataaatatatacccATAAAATACATACCAACATCACATAATATACTTATAAGACATAAATGACCTATAGACACAAAAACATTTCCCAAATCACATGACACATAGTATCCTCCGTTTCGGGTGACGCCATTATTGCGGAGACGTGACAGTGCGCTATACATAGCCCTCGATACCAACAATCACGTTTAATCTGTCTCATTCACACCCGGAATCAACTCATGATGAACAGGTAAATCTATTTGAACgtatatgtatgcgtgtgtatgcGATATGAGTTTATTGTATCAGGACGATGGGTACTTTGAGTTTGAATGAACAAGTGCTATGTGTCTCGTGTGCACCCGGACCATAGCGGTAACAGAGGAGCGGCAAATTTgaacgtgtttgtgtgtgcgtgtttttgtgatttacgaggacaattttgtaagttacaaattagtaattacaagggtattatgctataaatgtgatttatgaggacatttctagtgtccccataattcaaatcgcttaaaaatcatactaaacaatgttttattgaaaatgtgaaaatgcagaaggttttctgtgagggttaggtttaggggctgtgttaggtttagaggataggtTTAAAAGtcactatagtttgtacagtataaaagtcattatgtctatggaaagtcctcataatgataggtagaccaacgcgcgtgtgtgtgtgtgtgtgtgtgtgtgtgtgtgtgtgtgtgtgtgtgtgtgtgtcagatccaGCGCCAAACTGCCATCAGATTAGGTCTCCTTCTTTACACAGGACAGTAATTGCAGGGACAGAGATAGGACATTGGGATTTAAGGAATATAaatttatgtcatcatttactcacactcatgttgtaccaaaccagaatatcttttttttttttttttttttttggaacacaaaaggaaattttaGACAGAATTATAGCCTCAATCACtgctcactttcattgtatgaaaaaaagatgcaatgaacgtgaatggtgactgaggctatcagaatagttcaccccaaactgaaaattatctcatcatttactcaccctcatgccatcccagatgtgtttgactctcTTTCATGGGCTGtatgcaaacaaatatttttagaagaatatttcagctcttttagtcctcacaatggaagtgaatggggaccaaaaatcacataaaggtagcatagaagtaatctatatgactcatagtggtttaatccatgtcttcagaagcgatatgataggtgtgggtgagaaacagattcatatttctttattcttttttattatatattcttCTCCCTGCAGTCACCTAAAtcatcaccaaaaacacaagaagaagaaaggaaaagtggagatttacagtaaaaaggatttaaatagtgatgtgtttctcacccacatctatcatatcacttctgaagacatggattcaaccactggagttatatggattacttctatgctacctttatgtgatatttagaGTTCAAAATGTTTGGTCACTtacattttgaggacctacagagctgaaatattttttttttaaatcttaatttgtgttcagcagaagaaagaaagtcatatgcatcttggatgatatgagggtgagtaaattatgagagaatttactttttagggtgaactattcttttaactttCTGACTAACATCTTGGAATTGTGGAACATATGATACTGTCTCTTTGCCACAGCCAGTTACATGGAAATCACTTGCTATTTCATTTGCACTGGGAGGAGGTCTTCTTCTCGGGATGAAATA is from Xyrauchen texanus isolate HMW12.3.18 chromosome 8, RBS_HiC_50CHRs, whole genome shotgun sequence and encodes:
- the LOC127647659 gene encoding uncharacterized protein LOC127647659 yields the protein MATRKKTQRGRKPRSQGSQSTMDPELDLLGESEGEETEEYPRASSPQPSTVTTRGTMVALMREFLGAQQQREERYLSELRGIRESMQQTVQAAATRSSAASPRMELPTPGWSRSPPPPPPRSEPQMSVFQAGEDMENFLRRFERLARTWRWPEEEWSCRLVPLLTGRALEAYLAMDEEQAEVYDELREALLEKCYISPETYRQSFRASAVPAGESPTETYHRLQNLYRRWVRPEQSTKEGIGELIILEQLLRVLPYDSRMWVKEHEPTSGLAAARLAQQYGNAHRGSQRSQPPRGNAKTTSQRQYMDTIESKTGTDKELIVITVNSQGTKPLCVPSVKLNSRVTAMFLERRTLRI